ATAATCTCTTCCTTCACTAAATTTACCTCCTAATTAGAACAAAAAAAGCTAAAGAAATATAGTTACCCACTATATTCTTTAGCTTCTTTGCTATTTTAAAATATACAACCTTGTATATTTAATATTCATTTTTTATTTCAAACTTGACTGTTGTACCTTTTCCTACTTCACTACTAATTTCAAAACTACCTTTTAACTGCTCTTTTATTATTTTTTCAACTATCATTAATCCTAAACCAGAAGATGATATCTTTTCTTTAGGAATTCCGACCCCATTGTCAGAAATTGTAATTCTTGAAAAGAAGTGATCTTTCTGAATAAGTATTTTTACCTTTCCAGCTACATCGTCTGGAAAAGCGTAATCTACTATATTTTGGATAATTTCATTTATAACTAAAGCAATCGCTGTAGCTTTCTCAGATGAGATATTAAAGTTATCTCCAATAATAGTAAACTCTATTTTTTCCTTTTTGTCAATAGTTTTTGTTGAATAATTTTTGTATATTAAGTCAACTATTTCTCTGATATTAAGATTATCGAATCCTTTTTCGGACAAAACCTCATGTGTTATAGCTATACTTAAAATTCTGCTGATGGTTTCATCTAAGATTTTTTTTACCTCTTTATTTTCAGATCTTCTACTCTGAATTCTTAATAAACTTGCAATTGTTTGCAAATTATTTTTCACTCTGTGATGTATCTCTTTTATGGCTACAGATTTTAAAATTATCTCTTGCTCTTTACTTTTCTCTTGAGTTATATCTCTAACTATCATAATCACATTTTGCCTTTTTTTGTTTTCCAGCGTTGCAAAATAACTAACTGATAAAACCATATCTAAAATACTTATTTCAACTACATCTATTTTTTTATTTTGCAATATATTATTAAATTCTACGCTGTTAATGACTATATTTTCAAATGTTTCTCCCACTATATCTCTTCCAAATCCCATTTTTTCATAAATAGATTTAGCTACTCCATTAGCATAGGTTACAACTTCATTATTATTAAATATAACTACTCCATCTTTTACAAGTTCTGGTATTGTATATCTAGTTTCTAAAAAACTACTCATTAACTCCTCTGGAGTTTCTACATCCCCTATTTTTAAAAGAGTTTTCTTTTTATCAGAATGTTCTAATATTAAAACACCAATTATTTCATTACTCTCATTTTTTATAGCAATTACATTTTGTAAAACTGTTTCTCCCTCTTGAGTTATAGCTTTATAGTTTTTAGATGGCATTCCTGTTTGCAAAGTTCTTAAAACAGCCGGTTCATTTTTATAAAGAGCCACTTCACCTGCTATATTTTTAGAATAAATACTTCCTACTTCCGGTTTAGAATGATGTACAACTAAAGCTTTTTCTCCATCTTTTGTAGGGCAATCTATAAAGGTATCTACTCCCAAAACATTACTTAAAATTATAGCTGTTTCTTCTAATTTTTCTATTTTATCTATATCCTGCGCTGTTAGAGTAGCACACATTTTACAATAAGTTTTTATCATAAAAGCTCTCCAGTAGTATTTATAATTTCAGAAAGTTGAGAAATTGTTATTCTCTTTTCCATGCTTATTTTTCTTATTTTAGTATATGCTTCATCTTCAGTTAAAGAGTATTTATACATTAAAATACCCTTTGCTTTTTCTAATATTTTTCTTTCTCTTAATTTTCTCTCACTTATTTCTAAGGCATTTTTTAGTTTTATTTTTTCGCTATAATTTTTATATAATAAATCCATCTGAGATAGTAGAATTTTTTCATCTAATGGCTTTATTAAATATCCTGACACATCATATTCTGTAGCTTCTTTTATATAATTTTCCATGCTATAAGCTGTTAGCATAATTATGCAATTTTTGTACTCCTTTTCTTTTAAAATCTTTGCTACATTCGTTCCTAAAAGAAATGGCATTTTTAAATCTAAAAGTAAAATATCTGGCGTATGTCTTAGAGCTAATTCTACAGCTTCTAATCCATCTTTAGCCTCTCCAAGAACATCATATTCGTTTTCCTTTAATATTTCCACAAGGTCCATTCTTATTAACGAATCATCCTCTGCCACAACAACTGTTTTTCTCATTAACTCACCTCAAAAAAGTTTTTAAGCACTCCACTCCCTTTAAACTTTTCAAGTCTAAATGAAAGATTTTTTCGACTCCAGCATTTTCTAGTACATCTTCTGCACCCTTATAATTTTCTTCTAAATCAATTTTAGTTATAACTCCTAAAACTTTTTTTCCTAAAAACATACTTGCAAAATTTGGTGGATATAGATTTTCCTCATCCGCTGCTGATTGAATTAATATTATAATATCTGCATCTATAGAAACAACATTTAGAGCTTTATAATATACTTTATTTTCTAAGTACTCTCCTGGTGTATCAATTATTTTTCCAATATAATCTACCATTTGTGTTTTTTTATACTCAACTTTTTGATTATTTAAAATTTGAGTCAATGTTGTTTTTCCACTTCCAGTTTTTCCTATTAACATTATTTTCATATTTTAAGACCTCGAAATATTTGTAATTGAAAAATTTAAGGATGCTTTTAAATACTCCATAATTGCTTCTAAAGAACTTTCTATACTAGAAACATCTCCTGTTATTACTAAAGTTCCACTAAATCTATCTAAAAAACCAATCTCTATGGCTCCTGATTTAGTTGCAATATCTGCTGCTATTATTGCCGCTTCTCCTGGTGTAATTGTCAATATTCCAATAGCATTTTTATTTTCTACATTTAATCCCATTTTTTTATAAATATCTAAATTTGGGTGAGCTATTAAGTGTGCTAACGTTACTTGCTTTCCTGGTACATATTCCTGAATCATTCTAACTTTTTCCATGGTTATACCTCTTTTGTTTTTATTTTACTTCATTTGTTTATAATTAAATCACAAAGAACACATTTTTTCAAGAGCAAAAAAATACACTCTCTATAAAATTACACTTAATACAGTTTTATAAGTTTATATTTTTGTTCTTGACTTAATTACAATTCCATGATATTATACTAATATATAAGAAATCGCGGGATAGAGCAGTTGGCAGCTCGTCGGGCTCATAACCCGAAGGTCGTTGGTTCGAGTCCAGCTCCCGCCACCAAAATTTAAACTAAGATTTCAAGTTATCTATATTTAAGATAACTTTTTTTTATTAAACAAATAAAAAAAGAGTCACTTTGACTCTATTTTTTTATTATTATTTTAAATTTTTGCTCTTCCTCACTATACTCAAATTTTTCATTTAATTCTTTTACAAAATTTTTAGTCCATATATTTCTCAAACTATAAAAAACATTCACATCTATATTCTCTTTTTCCCAAATATCTTTATGCACACAAATTCTTCTTATCCAAACAACTTTATCATTTTCAGATACTTCAATAATATTAACTCTATCACACGGCATTCCATCTAATATATAATCATTTATACTATTGTATAAATCTATCGCACTTTCAAAATATTTCTCTTTTTTAGCTTCTTTTGCAGCTAATTTTCCTTCTTCCTCAAAGATTTTTTCTAATTTTTCTATAGAATCTTTATTGTTCTCTAAAATAACCTTTATCCAAGCTGCTAATCTTCCTTCTGAAGAATGAATCCTATTTTGCAACCAACCATGAATATTCTCTAAATCAATTATTTCTTCTAGATTTCTATTTTCTAATTTTTTTCCGTATTTATTTTCAATCTCAATTTTTATTTTTACAACATTCAATTTATTCTCTACAGCTAATTTTACTACTTTATCTTCTAAATTTTCAAACCATAATATCTTATTAAAAAGCCAATAGTGTATTTTACCTAAATATAAACTCATAATTACTCCTTAATTATTTTTCATTTAATTTATTTAAAACTTCATCCAAACTTAAACCATGTATTTCACAAGCTTGTTGTAAATTTTCCATTTGAGCAGAAGGGCATCCTATACAACCCATTCCATAATTCATTAATATTTCTGCTGCTTTTGGATTTATTTTTATTATATCTGCTATTAGTGTGTCTTTAGTTATCATTTTTTATATCTCCTCTTTTTTTAATATTTTAACGATATCTACTTTAAATTTTTCAATTGTTATTCGATCAATGAAATGTCCTAGTTTTTCACCTAATTGAGCTCTTTCTTTGTAATATATTAATATTACTTTAACAATGTCAAAGGCCTCGCTCTCTGAAATTCCATCAATTAAAATATCAGCACTTCTTGGATAAAATCCAGAACTTCCTCCAACTGTTATAAAAAATTTCCCATCTAAATCTACAAGTACTCCTATATCTTTTGAATAAGCACTAGTACAAGCATTTCTACACCCAACTACAGCTATTTTTGTTCTACATGGAAGTTCCATTCCATGAAAACTATTACTTATCTTCATTCCCAATCCTATTGTTGGATATTTAGACCTTTTACAAAAATTTGCAGGACATATTTCTACATTTTTTACTGAATTTTGTATTTTAACAGCTGGTTCCATATTTAATTCAGTCCATATTTTAGGCAAGTCTTCTTCTTTTAAATTAGTTATTAATATTCTTTGTCCTGAAGTTATTTTTAAAATACCTTTATATTTTTTTGTTACTTCTGCTATTCTTATCAAAGTATCAGGAGTTACAAATCCACCTGGAATATGAGGTGTAATTCCAAATCTTCTTTTACCACTTCTTATCTTTTGTAAGTTTCCACCATAATTTCCCATTTATATCTCTCCTTTCTTTGAATATATCTTATACTATTTTTTATATTTTTTCTGTAACATAAGTTACATTTTATTTTTTATATTTTACTTAATAACTTCAATTCTTTTAATTCTTCTTCAAGATCTTTTAATAATAATTTTTTATCATTTATTGCCATTCCCATTAATACTCCTTCTACCAAAGGAGCATCCATTATTTTTATTTTTTCTTTATCATATTCTTCACTATCTAAAAACTCTAACGCTAACTCTGCATTTAGTATAGAGCTACCTAAATCACCAAAGATGGCAACTCCATCTTCTACATAAGCTTTTTTTATAGCCTCAGCTATAATTAAAGGGTTTGAGCCTAAATAATCCTCTTCTGTTCCACTTCCGTTAACTACGGGAAAATTATATTTTTTCATTTCGTTACATAATTCAATTACCTCATCAGCAAGTCTTTTACTATGAGATACTATAACAAATCCTAACATATTATCACCTACTTTAAATTTTTACAAATAGTATCAATAATTAAATATGAAGACATAGCTCCTGGATCTAAATGCCCTATACTTCTTTCTCCTAAGTAACTAGCTCTTCCTTTAGTTGCTTTCATATCTTTTGTTGAATCCACTCCATTTTTAGCTATTATTTGAATTTTTTTTAATAATTCATTTAGTTCTTCATTTTTATTTTCTTTTAAAGTTTCTACCACGGGAACTATAGTATCTAACATAGTCTTTTCTCCACATTGAGCTTTTCCTCTCATTTTTATCCCTTCTACCATCGCATCTGCTGCTTTTATAATATTTTCTCTATCCAATTTATTTGTACCCTTTAAACTCTGAGCTACTTTCATAAGTCCTGTTCCATATATTGCTCCAGAAGCTCCACCTACATTCGATATAAGAATCATTGCTATTTTATTAAAAAAATCTGAGTAACTTAAATTTTTCAAACTTTCTTTTTCCTCTTTTATCTTTTGAAATCCTCTAGAAAGATTTACTCCATGATCACTATCTCCTATTACTCTATCTAATTCACTCAAATAATCTTTATTTTCATATATTACATCAGCTATTTTGTCCACTAATATGATTAAATCCATATACTATAGTCCTCCTAAAATGTTTTTAATGCAATTGTATCTGATTTACTTTTTAGTAGTTTTTCTATTTCATCTGTTAACTTTAAAATAGTTATTGAGAATCCACCCATATCAAGTGAAGTCATATAATTTCCTACTAACGTTGTTTCTACAATTATATTTTTTTCCTTCAAAATATCTGCCACTCTATTATTAACAATGAATAACTCTATTAACGTTGTTTCTCCCAAACCATTTATCAAAACAGCAACTTTTTCTTTATTTATTTTAGATTCTTCTAAAACTTTTGCTAAAATATGTTCTACATGGGTATTTGCGTTTGAAAATTTTTCCCTATGTGTTCCTGGTTCACCATGAATTCCCAAGCCTATTTCAACTTCATCATCACCTAAATCAAAACTATTTTTTCCAGTTGTAAATACAGTACACGATTTTAAAGACATTCCCATAGTTTTTATATTATTCACAACCTCTTTTCCAAGTTTCTCTAGGTTCTCTAAAGAATATCCTTGCTCTGCTGCTGCTCCTAAAATTTTATGTACAAATATTGTTCCAGCTATTCCTCTTCGACCAACAGTATATGTACTATTCTCTACAGCTATATCATCATCTACAATTACTTTTCCTACTTTTATTCCATCTATTTCTGCCATTTCTGCTGCCATTTCAAAATTCATTACATCTCCACTATAATTTTTAATTATAAGAAGAACTCCCTCTCCCGAATCTACAGCTTTTATGGCTTCATATACTTTATCTGCACTTGGAGATGTAAAAACTTCTCCTGCTACAGCAGCATCTAGCATCCCATATCCTACAAAACCTGCATGAGCTGGTTCATGACCGCTTCCTCCTCCACTTACTAATGCAACTTTTCCATACTTTTTCTCTTTTCTCACAATAATAGGTAAATCTTTTATACTTTCAATATTCTTTGGAAAAGCTTTTACCATTCCTTCAATCATTTCTTTAACAATATCCTCTTTTTTATTGATAAGTTTTTTCATAAATTTCCTCCTATATTTGAGTTAGTTTAATATTTTTATATACTTTAATTTTTTTATTTTGTCAAATATAATAAATCTATGAATTTATTTGTAGGATTCCTTCTTTCATTACAGTAAAAATATATTGAATATTAAAATAAATAATTTTAAGGAGGAATAAAAAGTGGAAATGAATAAAATAGAGGCTTTAAAACTTTATAAACAATATTTTACTGAAAAGGATTTTGAGGATTTTTTAAATTCTCCATACATTGCTGAAGATTCAGATGATTTTGAAGATTACTATCCTGAAGGTACTCCTAATCTTTTTTCCAAAGAAAAAAGTTATTTAACTTTTACTGCATATAAACTAAATGAAAATACATTATCTATAACATTAGAGAATAAATAAAAAAGAGGCTATTAGCCTCTTTTTTTATATTAAATTGTTATATTTTTTTCTGTTTCTATGTCAAACAAATGACATTTATCCATTTCAAAATAGAAGTTTTCTTGTTGGTTAAAATTAGCTCCAGTAGATTTTTCTGCAGGTATTCTAGCTGTATATTGTGTATCTCCAACAAAGAAATAAATAAACTCTTCATTACCCATTTGCTCTACAATATTTACTTTTCCTACAATTGATGAGTCTCCATCTTTCGCAGTATTTTTATTTCCAACATTTTCTGGTCTGATTCCAAACCAAACATCTTTTCCTACATGTCCTTTTACTTTATCAGCTTTCTCTTTTGGCAATTCTAATTTATCACCATTTGTTAATTTTACAAAAGTTTTATTGTCTTCTAAAATTAATGAAGCTTTAACTATATTCATTGCAGGTGATCCTATAAATCCAGCTACAAACTTATTTGCAGGTGTATTATATAAATTTAATGGTGTATCAACTTGCATAATTTTTCCATAATTTAATACACAAATTCTATCTCCCATTGTCATTGCTTCAACTTGATCATGAGTTACATAGATCATTGTTGCATTTTGTCCCTCTTCTTTTAACTGTTTGTGAAGTTGAGTTATTCTTACTCTCATAGAAACTCTAAGTTTAGCATCTAAGTTTGATAAAGGTTCATCAAATAAGAAAACTTCTGGTTTTCTTACAATTGCTCTTCCAACTGCAACCCTTTGTCTTTGTCCTCCTGACATCTCTTTTGGTTTTCTATCTAAAAGATCTGTGATCTCAAGTTTTTCTGCAGCTTCTTTAACTCTTTTATCTATCTCATTTTTAGGAACTTTTGCCATTTTTAATCCAAATGCCATATTATCATAAACTGTCATATGTGGATAAAGCGCATAGTTTTGGAAAACCATTGCAATTCCTCTGTCTTTTGGAGGTAAGTCATTAACTAGCTTATCCCCTATATAGATTTCTCCACCAGTAATTTCCTCTAATCCTGCAACCATTCTTAAAGTTGTTGATTTTGCACAACCAGATGGCCCTACAAAAACCATAAATTCTCCATCTTTAATATTTAAGTCAATTCCATGAACTGCCTTAAATCCATTTGGGTATTGTTTTTCTACTTTTTTTAGTACTACTTCTGCCATATTAATTCTTCCTCCTTGTTTTTTACTAAATCTGAGGTTATTATATAGCATCTTTTTATTTTTTTCAACACTTTTGTTTAATTTATAATCTTTTTTCACATTTTATTTACATTTTATCTGTATTTAAGCATTAAAAACAAATGTTGTATTTGTATTATAACTTTGTTTTTCACCATAAATTTTAGCTTTTCTAGGCATAAAATTAAAAATATCTGGATAATCTTGCATTTCAAAACATATACCATTATGCTTTTTATCTAAAAAATTCCCTGTATATATAACTGCTATCGGTTCACTAGATTTAACTTTTATACTTCTTCCACTTTTTTCATCTTTCAATTCAATATCATATTCAAATTTCTTTGAAAGTTGGAAAGGATGATCAATTCCTCCACCAACAATTTTAATTTGCTCATGATTAGATTTCAAAATATTATTTAATTTTTCATATATTTCAAATTGAACAAACTTATTTTCGGCTTCTAATTTTACAGGAATAGTATTCTTATCTACCCATCCATAGCTATTTGCATTAATTTTTAGTAAACTTTCTTTTATATCTTCTTTACTATTTCCACTTAAATTAAAATATGAATGATTTGTTAAATTTATATATGTTTCTCTGTCACATTCTCCAAAATACTCTATATTTAATCTATTTTTTTCTAAAGTATATATTACCTTAAAGTTCACTTCTCCAGGAAATCCATTTTCTAAATGAGGACTTTTATATGTTAATATCAAAATTCCTTTTTCTCCCTCTACTCTTGCTTCTCCTAACCAAACTTTACTATTTAGTCCATTTGGTCCTCCATGTAAATTATTTCCACTATTATTTTTTTCAAGTTGATATACTTTATCATTTATTTTTAAAAGGCCATCTTTTGTTCTTCCTGCAATTCTCCCAGTTATACATCCATAAAAGTACTCATTTTCTTCATAATCTTTTAAATTATCATAACCCAACACTATATTTTTGTATTTGTTTTTGTTATCGGGCGTTTTTAAAGATTTTATAATGCCTCCCAAAGAAATTATTTCCAAATCTACGTACTCATTTTTTAAATTATATAGAAATACTTTTTCTCCTTTTAAAGTTTCGCCAAATTTTCGTGTACTTAATTTCAAATTTCATCCCTCCATATATTTTTCTTAAATAGATTATGTCTTACTACTGATATCGGGTTATAAGTATGCATCTCATCTAAAATATCAGAAACTATTAAGTCGTATTTTTGTTCCTCTAAAGTTACTTTTTGCAACTCTAGTTTTAATGTATTTAAAAGTAATTTCTCTTTAAATAATTCTCCTACTAATATTATTTTATCTGGATTTATCAAAGATATTATCATATCTATGCTATGAGCTATTATTACCATTGCCTCTGTACTTATTTTAGTACTTAAAAAATCTCTTTCTTTTACTCCTTCTAGAACATCTAAAATTCCAATCTGTCCTTTTGATATTAATTTCTCTTTTAAAGAACTGTAATTATTTAACTTTATCATAGATACTAATCTATTTATAATTGCCTTATTAGAAGCCTCAGCTTCTAAGCATCCTCTTTTACCACACGAACATTTTCTTAAACTGCTTCTATCCATTACTACATGGCCTATCTCACCAGATATAAAACCATGCCCAGATAATAAAGTTCCATTTACAAAAATAGAACTTCCTATTCCTTCTGAAACATTTAAAACAACATAATTTTCACTTTCTTGAGCATTTCCAAAGTATTTTTCTGTTAATGCCATAGCTCTAACATCATTTTCAATTACTGTTGGTAATTGAAATCTATTTTCTATTTTTTCTTTTATTTTTATTTTTTTTCTTTTATAGTGAGGTGAAAATACGATAATTCCATTTTCCGAATTTATAAGTCCGGTGATAGCCATTGATATTACCTTTATCCCACTTTCATCTTTCAATTCTTTATCAATTACTTCTTCTAAATACTCAGTTAATTCTTTCGTTTCATCAATTTTATAGCTTTTACTTTTAAAAATCTCTCCCGCTATATTTCCAACTGATACAACTAAAGATGTAGGAGTTAATGATATCCCCAATATTTTTCCTATCCAATATTTATTTAGAGATAAATCAATTGCCCTTCTTCCACCCGTTGATTCTCTTTGAGCAACTTCTAAAACTATTCCACTTTGTAGAAGAGGTTCTATAGATTTTGTTATTGCTGCAGGAGTTAAATTTAACTCTTGTGCTATTTTTTTTCTTGATATTTTATTTTTATTCTTTATCATCTCTAATATTCTCAATTGAGATTGTGTAAATTCCATATATTCCTCCCTATTTATCTATAATTTTATAATACCTCTATACTATACTTTAAGTCAATGTATTTAACTTCATCTTTTTTTACTTTTTTAATTAAGTTTGTTTTAAAACTTTAATTTTACTTTTAACTAATCTATTTTTAAAGTATACTCAAATCAAAATAAATAAATATAGATAAAGGGGAGAATAATTTATGGAACTTATTACAAACTTAGTAAAAAATTTTAAAAAAGAATTCACAAAAGAAAATAACACTCCAGCAGAGGTTT
This genomic window from Cetobacterium sp. NK01 contains:
- the eutS gene encoding ethanolamine utilization microcompartment protein EutS produces the protein MEKVRMIQEYVPGKQVTLAHLIAHPNLDIYKKMGLNVENKNAIGILTITPGEAAIIAADIATKSGAIEIGFLDRFSGTLVITGDVSSIESSLEAIMEYLKASLNFSITNISRS
- a CDS encoding aldose epimerase family protein codes for the protein MKLSTRKFGETLKGEKVFLYNLKNEYVDLEIISLGGIIKSLKTPDNKNKYKNIVLGYDNLKDYEENEYFYGCITGRIAGRTKDGLLKINDKVYQLEKNNSGNNLHGGPNGLNSKVWLGEARVEGEKGILILTYKSPHLENGFPGEVNFKVIYTLEKNRLNIEYFGECDRETYINLTNHSYFNLSGNSKEDIKESLLKINANSYGWVDKNTIPVKLEAENKFVQFEIYEKLNNILKSNHEQIKIVGGGIDHPFQLSKKFEYDIELKDEKSGRSIKVKSSEPIAVIYTGNFLDKKHNGICFEMQDYPDIFNFMPRKAKIYGEKQSYNTNTTFVFNA
- a CDS encoding DUF1858 domain-containing protein; this encodes MITKDTLIADIIKINPKAAEILMNYGMGCIGCPSAQMENLQQACEIHGLSLDEVLNKLNEK
- the dhaM gene encoding dihydroxyacetone kinase phosphoryl donor subunit DhaM, encoding MLGFVIVSHSKRLADEVIELCNEMKKYNFPVVNGSGTEEDYLGSNPLIIAEAIKKAYVEDGVAIFGDLGSSILNAELALEFLDSEEYDKEKIKIMDAPLVEGVLMGMAINDKKLLLKDLEEELKELKLLSKI
- a CDS encoding EutP/PduV family microcompartment system protein, coding for MKIMLIGKTGSGKTTLTQILNNQKVEYKKTQMVDYIGKIIDTPGEYLENKVYYKALNVVSIDADIIILIQSAADEENLYPPNFASMFLGKKVLGVITKIDLEENYKGAEDVLENAGVEKIFHLDLKSLKGVECLKTFLR
- the dhaL gene encoding dihydroxyacetone kinase subunit DhaL, whose product is MDLIILVDKIADVIYENKDYLSELDRVIGDSDHGVNLSRGFQKIKEEKESLKNLSYSDFFNKIAMILISNVGGASGAIYGTGLMKVAQSLKGTNKLDRENIIKAADAMVEGIKMRGKAQCGEKTMLDTIVPVVETLKENKNEELNELLKKIQIIAKNGVDSTKDMKATKGRASYLGERSIGHLDPGAMSSYLIIDTICKNLK
- the dhaK gene encoding dihydroxyacetone kinase subunit DhaK; the protein is MKKLINKKEDIVKEMIEGMVKAFPKNIESIKDLPIIVRKEKKYGKVALVSGGGSGHEPAHAGFVGYGMLDAAVAGEVFTSPSADKVYEAIKAVDSGEGVLLIIKNYSGDVMNFEMAAEMAEIDGIKVGKVIVDDDIAVENSTYTVGRRGIAGTIFVHKILGAAAEQGYSLENLEKLGKEVVNNIKTMGMSLKSCTVFTTGKNSFDLGDDEVEIGLGIHGEPGTHREKFSNANTHVEHILAKVLEESKINKEKVAVLINGLGETTLIELFIVNNRVADILKEKNIIVETTLVGNYMTSLDMGGFSITILKLTDEIEKLLKSKSDTIALKTF
- a CDS encoding ABC transporter ATP-binding protein — its product is MAEVVLKKVEKQYPNGFKAVHGIDLNIKDGEFMVFVGPSGCAKSTTLRMVAGLEEITGGEIYIGDKLVNDLPPKDRGIAMVFQNYALYPHMTVYDNMAFGLKMAKVPKNEIDKRVKEAAEKLEITDLLDRKPKEMSGGQRQRVAVGRAIVRKPEVFLFDEPLSNLDAKLRVSMRVRITQLHKQLKEEGQNATMIYVTHDQVEAMTMGDRICVLNYGKIMQVDTPLNLYNTPANKFVAGFIGSPAMNIVKASLILEDNKTFVKLTNGDKLELPKEKADKVKGHVGKDVWFGIRPENVGNKNTAKDGDSSIVGKVNIVEQMGNEEFIYFFVGDTQYTARIPAEKSTGANFNQQENFYFEMDKCHLFDIETEKNITI
- a CDS encoding ANTAR domain-containing response regulator, with the translated sequence MRKTVVVAEDDSLIRMDLVEILKENEYDVLGEAKDGLEAVELALRHTPDILLLDLKMPFLLGTNVAKILKEKEYKNCIIMLTAYSMENYIKEATEYDVSGYLIKPLDEKILLSQMDLLYKNYSEKIKLKNALEISERKLRERKILEKAKGILMYKYSLTEDEAYTKIRKISMEKRITISQLSEIINTTGELL
- a CDS encoding ROK family transcriptional regulator — protein: MEFTQSQLRILEMIKNKNKISRKKIAQELNLTPAAITKSIEPLLQSGIVLEVAQRESTGGRRAIDLSLNKYWIGKILGISLTPTSLVVSVGNIAGEIFKSKSYKIDETKELTEYLEEVIDKELKDESGIKVISMAITGLINSENGIIVFSPHYKRKKIKIKEKIENRFQLPTVIENDVRAMALTEKYFGNAQESENYVVLNVSEGIGSSIFVNGTLLSGHGFISGEIGHVVMDRSSLRKCSCGKRGCLEAEASNKAIINRLVSMIKLNNYSSLKEKLISKGQIGILDVLEGVKERDFLSTKISTEAMVIIAHSIDMIISLINPDKIILVGELFKEKLLLNTLKLELQKVTLEEQKYDLIVSDILDEMHTYNPISVVRHNLFKKNIWRDEI
- a CDS encoding sensor histidine kinase, which encodes MIKTYCKMCATLTAQDIDKIEKLEETAIILSNVLGVDTFIDCPTKDGEKALVVHHSKPEVGSIYSKNIAGEVALYKNEPAVLRTLQTGMPSKNYKAITQEGETVLQNVIAIKNESNEIIGVLILEHSDKKKTLLKIGDVETPEELMSSFLETRYTIPELVKDGVVIFNNNEVVTYANGVAKSIYEKMGFGRDIVGETFENIVINSVEFNNILQNKKIDVVEISILDMVLSVSYFATLENKKRQNVIMIVRDITQEKSKEQEIILKSVAIKEIHHRVKNNLQTIASLLRIQSRRSENKEVKKILDETISRILSIAITHEVLSEKGFDNLNIREIVDLIYKNYSTKTIDKKEKIEFTIIGDNFNISSEKATAIALVINEIIQNIVDYAFPDDVAGKVKILIQKDHFFSRITISDNGVGIPKEKISSSGLGLMIVEKIIKEQLKGSFEISSEVGKGTTVKFEIKNEY